The sequence ATCCCACTAAACATGACCATGTATCTAAAAGCATAGCAGAAAAACAGCTACTCTTATGGCTTGCTTATTACTCAAGTTTGTCTGTAGTTCTCTATGAAGCCTTAACAACCTAGCCCAGGTTTTGACAGAATTTGCCATACATGCCTAGTCTGACAGATCTAGACATTCAACAGGAACAGACCGCCGTGTAATAGTTATGAGGAATGTAACAGTTATGAGGACAGCCAAAACGGAGCATCTTTTGTTGTACCGGATTTGTTCCATGGATGCCTCCATTTAGTAACATgttaagagtaaaaaaaaaacaaaaaaactaccaAATATCATTTAAATGATTATACTGTCATCTTTCAATATTTACATCAGATACATATGATGACATAAAAATAGGGTTAGTATACCTCtagcaactttgtgcaaaaatctATATTATAACCTACAGAATTGAGAATACACTAATTTTCACCAATCCAACATAAAAATACTAATGAAAGCAGAACGGGCCTTGCGAAAGCAGAAAGTGTCTAAAAATACATTGCTTATAGCAATCAATCAGAATAGTCCCTTCTTCTAATCTGCACTAGAAAAAAATGAGAGCTGGAGCCTGATTGGTGGCTAATGGCAGAGCAGCTACTACCCTTTCAGACACTATTCATACAAGAGGCCCAATACTGTTAGCTTTTAAGGGTTTATAACACTTTTCAGTACAAAGGATAACTAATTCTGAAGCTTTCACAATATACGTATATAAGGCATTCAATATATAAACTGCATTCACCTAAAGACGTTACAATAATGTTTCCAGGCAGCTATCAAAATAATCTGCCAGCAATGTACATCAGAAAAATAGAAAGCTGACTTCTTGCTTTACAAAAACGCACAAGACTTTCTATACATACATAACAGTTAGTAGGTCCCGAGATAAAACATGTCTCCATAGAGGTTCTCCTGCAATTTCGACAAAGTCAAACTGGCAGGTAGAATCGGGCTCGGCATACCAGtaatccttttttcctttttaattagAAGAGCATAATTTAAATAAAGCAATGAGGCTAGATGGGCTACTTTATTAGCACAATAAAatagtctgcctgtgccccttgcCTCACTGCATCTTTCACACATATATTAGACCTCCTAACAAGCCGCCCGCCTCATCTTGCAGCATTCCAGTCTCTTCTCCACGCACATCACTTCTTAACACAGAAGATGTCAACAGAACTGCATATGGCAACGGCAGGAAGAAAATCCACCTGCTGCCAGAGAGACAGTCTCTCCCACCACACAGCGGTGGCTTGTGAACCAGCAGAGGTGATGCTGTACAATGTTAAGGAAAAGCTCTCTTTCTTACACcccatacaacttttgttgtccgaTTTCTTTTAGAttaaccaaaaccatgtagtgcaagagcctgcctgattgcatacaaattgaaactcttaaggtttgatctcatattatatggttttggtaaatctaaaaaaaaaaaaaattgtatagtgtgtatccagctttagtcaCCACTGCCTATTCAAAATGTGAGCACACAATTGTGACTGGGGAATTCTAGTTTATGTTTTTGTGACATGTTTGATTTCCAGTTGCAACACTGCACTACAGACAATTGATTACTACTGGGTCAATTGATCAAAATTTGTATTCAAGACTCACAGCATTCACCCAAgatttacatttttccttccagctgaaatataaagatataaaaattGGGGGAAAACTGTGCAAATCTTGCATGAAAATATTGATAACCCCACGTGTAGAAAATTGTAGATAAAAAGGTATAAAACATACATGCAAACAGCTGCAGTGGAGGACACTGCAACCTTGATCAATACTCTGTGGGTGCAATGTGCAGGCTGCAGATTCTTCCCCTAGCCCAAGGTCTGTATGGAGCTACAGACCATTTATTATAAAGTAGGAGTAGGTAATCAATGGACTACAAGTGCAGCACCATCACTGCAATTGTGCTCTATTGAGATCCGTCAGTCCCTCTGCTGGGTTTACTATAGTAGAGACTGTTTACCCAGCACAGTACAATTTAAATTTCAGCAAgtatactttgcaaagtgaatgttaATAAATAAGGTGAACCTGTACCCACTCtaaatatccaatcacatgcatgggaagttaaagcagaacttaaattcaacatacatacatactgctCATATAGTATATAAGTGGTCATCGCGGCTGCTATATGACTCCTTATTGTGCCAGCATTTTAGTACAGATGAAATCTTCACTTTAACCTTTAAATCTGTTCTttgcttttattcaattttagGTTCTGCCACAGTCAGCGTCGCACGGCCGTTTTCTGTCTCTACCAcctatttttttaaacgccctaTTGTAGTTCTTTAGCCATTTCAAGACCGCAAtacgtgtatgtgtgtatatatatatatatatatatatatatatatatatatatatatatatatatatatatatatataatcacacacacacgtTGTGGCTCTTAAGTGGtttaccggggttatggctgaaGCCATCAGCCATAACTccgttttttttctctgaaagcgATCCGAGCAGCCGATTGGCCACTGGATCGCTTTTAGAAGCAGCCCCCCACCAGTGTTTCTTGGGCTTACTATTCTTACCGGCGAGCCCCGAGAAACAATCCAACGTCTCTTCCTGGGGCGACTCAATGAAGAGAAGAGACCAGGTGCACTGCCGGGGGACTCCAgaaaaaaggaggatcggggccgctctgtgcaaaacacttgtacagagcagttaagtataacatgattgttatttaaaaaaaaaaatggcctgctcTGACACTGATCTCTCATGAGTCTCTTACTGAGCCCAAATATATACTTGTCACACGTCCCTTACTGCTGGAGGAGCACAgcattatgggacatgtagtcccttgTTCAATGCATTCCTCTTTAGAATGCCACCATTTAGGGAAAGAAACTGGTCATGTGACCTTGACTTTTTACTTCTTTTTAAAAAGGTATTTCTGGAGGCTTGTTCAATGTTAGACATATGGACAACTGATTAAGAGAAGGGGCGGATGTCATTGGCGTTATTAAGTATAATACTCACTAGAGCTCCACTTTATATAAATAAAGCACAGGATGTTTGCTAGTATGATTGGATTATCAAAGTGGATAAGCGTTACCCTATTCATGAACATTCATTCtgcaaagtaaacaaacactttctaAGCTGAGAACTCAGTTTGCCAAGGAAGCAGCCttcattcctttagtaaatcaacccaaatgaTTCACTATGCACATATATAACTGTTTTTCTTGTTCAAGTTCTCACATGGTTGTACAGCAAAACAGTCATTCATTAAATGCAAATGTTAAATTTTCTTTACAGATTTCCACTGTAATGGCAATGAACCCAGGTCATTAACTAAGCCTTCACTGTTTACCCTACATCTTAAATGGAACGAAAGCCATTTTCCTACACCACCTGCTTGTTGATAAGATCTTCCAAATAAGGTACAAAATCTCCATTGGCCAACCTCATGGCTTCATATACATCCTGGTCACCATGGGATTTCCAGAAGGCTCTTCAGCAACCATTGAAATTTTAGgatgacttaaaaaaataaaaaaacacaacacatacACACTATTCACAATATCAAAGttgcattctaaaaaaaaatattaaaaatgtttgaTCTAAAGATTATTTCTAACTCTACTGCATTTTACAggttaaacaggaaaaaaaaaaaaaaaaaaaaacacctttcaaAAAAAGTGCAGTCTGTAAACATAGGTGTCCTTTTTCTGTCTAGCAGAGTGTACATATTTTTTCACTGCAGATCTGTACTGTATAGGCTGGAGGTCTGTAGTAATCTGCTGTGCCAACCAACAGTGTGGAACAGCTCATTAGTCAGTGGCCGGCACAGACTAGAAACAAGCCAGGGACATCAACAGATGACTGGGCAGGATATAGATATAAACGGTCTGTAAAAGTCTGCCTCTGCAAAAACAAAAGTTGCATGAACAGTAAAGCTTACTGTTCTTACTTATAATGCAAGAGAGGACAAGAACTATATTTCTTGCATAAACAGTTACACAAAGCAGTCAAAAACTGGGTGCACAGTTGGGCACAGGGAATGGAAGGAATGGTTTCAAGTCTCCAAGTCCTTAATGGCAAACTCCTCGGTCCTTGGATACGTCAAGCACTGATGATATGCAACTTCATTTTATGTTTATACGACATCTTACGCAAGTGGAAGGATAATCTTCCATATAAAATGTACCTATCACAGGTTGGCTCTTATTTTGTACGTTGAAacaaaaaaagcagtaaaatgtAGACTTTTAGTCTGTAACATGACTGATGTCACAGGATGAGGAAACTGCTACATTGCTACTGTGCAAAGACATAAGAAACAAAGTATGTTAATGTTCATTGAGACAATACTACTCGTTATCTAGAAGTTGTAGCTACAAACGTTTTCCTGAAGAAGGCTAAGGATTAACATTGACAGAAAAATgaagaagactttttttttcctacattcaTTACACCGATTCTGGATATTCACCAGTAGGGAATAGAAAAATTGTGAGATAAAGTAGCTGATATCATCTACATAATGAAAATATGTCCATAAACCCACAGGTGTGattcttggggatttgttttacATGACATGTGAAGGTCAGACAAGAATACTTAATTGTAGGAATGCTCCATCTGTCCTTCAATGCGTTCCAGCAGCACTTGGCAATCCTGCACGACTGACATTTTCGAAAGGCTGTCTTCAACTGGAAGTGCAGCGGCAGCTTAGCAATCATTTTAGGAAATGTTATTTGTTACGTTTAAAAGGattatagctttttttaaacagtttactAAATTCTACAGTGGATATAAGTGTTTTACATATATAATCCATTAATACAGTCCGTTCCATTTTACTGCATCGTTCATATGAGTGTTGACATTTGAACAAGGCATAGTGTGGTACAAACAATGAAGCAAACGTAGTTATTGATGTAGTGTATCGGTAACCATGTAGTCTAATGGCAAAATGCAGGTCCTTCTGTCAGTCAGACAAATAGTGACAAAACTCCCAGGTCCTGGAGCTGTGTCCTTACCAAAACGTCCCAACCTTTATTGGCCTGAGGGTTCCTGGGAGATGGGTGCATTATACCCGTCACTGTAACATCTGATCCCTCCCCAGCCAGAGCTTTTCTAGCACGCTGCTCAGAAAACTTGCCCACTCCAACCACCAACTTAACCCCAAGTGCCTTGACAGCTTGGCATAAGGCTTCATCACAGATATCCAGAAGTACATCTCTCTGAGCTTTAGGAAGATCCATTGGGGTCAGGTTTTTCCCCGCCTGATTCATGAATATGAGAGGGCAATGGTTGTGGACATAGCAATGCTGGAAAAAGTGTTCAGGCTGCCCACAAAGAGATTTGAAAAGACCCCAAAATCGAGCACCACTGACTTCACTATGGGGACATTCAAAACCACGAATGGGCCTTTTTGGATGCTCAATTTCAGGCTTATAAACATGGCCCTCAATTTGAAGC comes from Rana temporaria chromosome 2, aRanTem1.1, whole genome shotgun sequence and encodes:
- the SMUG1 gene encoding single-strand selective monofunctional uracil DNA glycosylase, which codes for MILSQAQSGAYASNSDEENPADDFLQVELELNLKLGNLVFQDPVKYVYNPLLYAWDPHERFVRTYCQSKKEVLFLGMNPGPYGMAQTGVPFGEVKHVRDWLQIEGHVYKPEIEHPKRPIRGFECPHSEVSGARFWGLFKSLCGQPEHFFQHCYVHNHCPLIFMNQAGKNLTPMDLPKAQRDVLLDICDEALCQAVKALGVKLVVGVGKFSEQRARKALAGEGSDVTVTGIMHPSPRNPQANKGWDVLVRTQLQDLGVLSLFV